The Humulus lupulus chromosome 3, drHumLupu1.1, whole genome shotgun sequence genome window below encodes:
- the LOC133823773 gene encoding uncharacterized protein LOC133823773, which produces MVRQPPAIVGLLVVENRMEPLFERFQKQHPPVFEGSIDPAQAEEWISGMERILNMMGVQGNERVVCASFILRKDARIWWEVVEQSQDVNTMDWDGFKQVFNDKYYNSAVLAAKMDEFTKLTQARDVEIVSRGVFTYVEVVEMALTPGRSEERIWKDNAARRDAKKNGAATSNDNRKRGQDQPSQAKNDKRPKPNNDNRPGGNDGRNILPCPKCTKRHFGEYKAGVCYKCGKEGHVNRNCPTWEQSGNKEE; this is translated from the exons ATGGTTAGGCAGCCACCTGCCATTGTAGGGTTACTGGTTGTAGAGAATCGTATGGAGCCTTTGTTTGAAAGGTTTCAAAAGCAACACCCGCCAGTGTTTGAAGGCAGCATCGATCCGGCCCAAGCAGAGGAGTGGATCAGTGGGATGGAGAGGATCTTGAACATGATGGGAGTTCAAGGCAATGAACGAGTGGTGTGCGCATCTTTCATACTGAGAAAAgatgctcgaatttggtgggaggtggtggagCAATCACAGGATGTTAACACTATGGATTGGGACGGATTCAAACAGGTGTTTAATGATAaatactacaattcagcagtgttAGCAGCAAAAATGGATGAATTTACCAAGCTGACTCAAG ctcgggatgtggaGATTGTTTCTAGAGGTGTTTTCACCTATGTTGAAGTGGTGGAAATGGCTCTTACGCCTGGAAGAAGCGAAGAGAGAATCTGGAAAGATAATGCTGCTAGAAGGGATGCCAAGAAGAATGGGGCAGCCACCTCCAATGACAATAGGAAAAGGGGACAGGACCAGCCAAGCCAAGCCAAAAATGATAAACGGCCCAAGCCCAACAATGACAACCGTCCTGGTGGAAATGATGGCAGAAACATTCTACCTTGCCCTAAGTGCACAAAACGTCATTTTGGTGAGTACAAAGCTGGAGTTTGCTACAAATGTGGGAAGGAAGGTCACGTGAACCGCAATTGTCCGACATGGGAACAATCTGGCAATAAGGAAGAATAG